A single region of the bacterium genome encodes:
- a CDS encoding DUF4855 domain-containing protein produces MRYALPLLMLLPLSSLVHADYAPPEAERYGSMHDIMLAYMAPGHWAQQDFLPYVAYLDKAAGGVPRDWFYDAWLFLMFGGAPTGGDYINGSAKFSDWQFYVDQLFMPDRNLAALDACIEAVGQRLKSPGRVSRVIIMIPYLSPQTKDFGDVDGDGQPENAAVDADRVKAFRWVVDAIRTRWGEQHYRHLKLDGCYWMNEGIGGRDEAVGRATGQYLHEQGLNFHWIPWFSAPGFEKWRNLGFDLAIMQPNYAFMSVPVGAVVADEERLTRNANLAREGGLGVEMELDYATDTDPGNRLELQLYLNHGAAELDGYMHGCARAYYQSYDSVAKLYASDNPECNRLYDDLYRFHKGTYRRRPVSLAEGAACKLNGQAAPTLTDGLWLCRAEQAGRVLSAAAPARLDVDLGGAQIVGDVRVHLASREGGSPAAAATVRVSTSSDGTHYQEGTEVGCPPLGQSGQWRSGFAVTLFAPRFARYLRLELSGTEGQRLGVDEVVVFPGQHQLWGVPAVVQGELQPGSAPSGNTVLTDGRLAPATQPSAAVRFKNGRGSVGFDFAEPWYLQNARVHVVSPAGAPPATCSVSLAGDAKPAGGSVQRVTRPGESWLEMPLPPAPTKTVTFNLTGGPNTSWDEFQVQRATNLASGKPYRLAPPFPARYADTEGKELTDGVLTEKGFGDGKTVGWFNQAVSVVLDLGAVRQVEAVRVHAQGGGYAAVHCPDSICVLGSEDGVKWRLLRDNNPEKSVTGSETVGEELSELAWLQLSFPSAPVRFVKLSFRPKSWLMLSEVEVLSGGKNVAGGGSYSTTPPTSSAKYADTGGRLTDGVYSRPGEGWGKSVGWSEGSPEVTVDLLQPTPVGIVRVHCVGGGPGGVYFPSAVTVTTSADGETWSAPRQSDAPPAEPGGRGQTTFLTVHLPGTAARYVRIRAERRGWAMLDEVEVFGATP; encoded by the coding sequence ATGCGCTACGCTCTTCCCCTCCTCATGCTGCTGCCGCTCAGCTCACTGGTTCACGCCGACTATGCGCCGCCTGAGGCTGAGCGCTACGGGAGCATGCACGACATCATGCTCGCGTACATGGCGCCCGGCCACTGGGCCCAGCAGGACTTCCTGCCCTATGTTGCCTACTTGGACAAGGCGGCCGGGGGCGTGCCGCGCGACTGGTTCTACGATGCGTGGCTGTTCCTGATGTTCGGGGGCGCGCCGACCGGGGGCGACTACATCAACGGGTCGGCCAAGTTCAGCGACTGGCAGTTCTACGTGGACCAGCTCTTCATGCCCGACCGGAACCTGGCGGCGCTCGATGCCTGCATCGAGGCGGTCGGCCAGCGCCTGAAGTCCCCCGGCCGTGTCTCCCGCGTCATCATCATGATCCCCTACCTGTCGCCCCAGACGAAGGACTTCGGCGATGTGGATGGCGACGGGCAGCCCGAGAACGCCGCCGTGGACGCCGACCGGGTCAAGGCCTTTCGGTGGGTGGTGGACGCCATCCGTACGCGGTGGGGAGAGCAGCACTACCGCCACCTGAAGCTGGACGGCTGCTACTGGATGAACGAGGGGATCGGGGGCCGCGACGAGGCCGTGGGGCGCGCCACCGGTCAGTACCTGCACGAGCAGGGGCTGAACTTCCACTGGATCCCGTGGTTCTCGGCGCCGGGCTTCGAGAAGTGGCGCAACCTGGGCTTCGACCTGGCGATCATGCAGCCCAACTATGCCTTCATGAGCGTGCCGGTGGGGGCCGTCGTGGCCGATGAGGAGCGGCTCACCCGGAACGCCAACCTCGCCCGCGAGGGGGGCCTGGGTGTCGAGATGGAGCTGGACTACGCCACCGACACCGACCCGGGCAACCGGCTGGAGCTGCAACTGTATCTCAACCATGGCGCGGCGGAGCTGGACGGCTACATGCACGGCTGCGCCCGCGCCTACTACCAGAGCTACGACTCCGTCGCCAAGCTGTATGCCAGCGACAACCCCGAGTGCAACCGGCTGTACGACGACCTGTACCGCTTCCACAAGGGCACGTACCGGCGGCGGCCGGTGTCGCTGGCGGAGGGAGCGGCCTGCAAGCTCAACGGGCAGGCGGCGCCGACGCTGACGGACGGGCTGTGGCTGTGCCGGGCCGAGCAGGCCGGGCGCGTGCTGTCGGCCGCGGCCCCGGCACGGCTGGACGTGGATCTGGGCGGCGCGCAGATCGTCGGCGATGTGCGCGTACATCTCGCTTCCCGCGAGGGCGGCAGCCCCGCGGCGGCGGCCACGGTTCGGGTGTCCACCAGCAGCGACGGCACGCACTACCAGGAGGGCACGGAGGTCGGCTGCCCGCCGCTGGGGCAGTCGGGGCAGTGGCGCAGCGGGTTCGCCGTGACCCTGTTCGCGCCGCGGTTCGCCCGGTACCTGCGCCTGGAGCTATCCGGCACGGAGGGGCAGCGACTCGGTGTGGATGAAGTCGTCGTCTTCCCGGGCCAGCACCAACTGTGGGGCGTGCCAGCGGTCGTGCAGGGGGAGTTGCAGCCGGGGAGCGCCCCGAGCGGCAACACGGTCCTGACCGACGGGCGCCTCGCCCCGGCGACCCAGCCGTCGGCCGCGGTGCGCTTCAAGAACGGCCGGGGGAGTGTGGGCTTCGACTTCGCCGAGCCGTGGTACTTGCAGAACGCGCGGGTGCATGTCGTGTCTCCCGCGGGCGCCCCGCCGGCAACCTGCAGCGTGAGCCTCGCCGGCGACGCGAAGCCCGCGGGGGGCTCGGTCCAGCGCGTGACTCGCCCCGGGGAGTCGTGGCTCGAGATGCCGCTTCCACCGGCGCCGACGAAGACGGTCACCTTCAACCTGACCGGCGGCCCGAACACCTCCTGGGACGAGTTCCAGGTGCAGCGGGCGACCAACCTGGCCTCCGGCAAGCCCTATCGCCTCGCCCCGCCCTTCCCGGCCAGGTACGCCGATACCGAGGGCAAGGAACTGACCGATGGTGTGCTGACCGAGAAGGGGTTCGGGGACGGGAAGACGGTGGGCTGGTTCAACCAAGCGGTGTCCGTGGTGCTGGACCTGGGAGCGGTGCGGCAGGTCGAGGCGGTGCGGGTGCATGCGCAGGGCGGCGGGTACGCCGCGGTGCACTGCCCTGACAGCATCTGCGTCCTCGGCTCGGAGGACGGGGTGAAGTGGCGGCTGCTGCGCGACAACAACCCGGAGAAGAGCGTGACCGGCTCGGAGACGGTGGGGGAGGAGCTGAGTGAGTTGGCGTGGCTGCAGCTCAGCTTCCCGTCCGCACCGGTGCGCTTCGTCAAGCTCTCCTTCCGGCCCAAGTCGTGGCTGATGCTCAGTGAGGTCGAAGTGCTGTCGGGGGGCAAGAACGTGGCCGGGGGAGGCTCGTACAGCACGACGCCACCGACTTCCTCCGCCAAGTACGCGGACACGGGCGGTCGGCTGACCGATGGGGTGTACTCGCGCCCTGGCGAGGGCTGGGGCAAGTCGGTCGGGTGGAGTGAGGGCAGCCCGGAGGTGACGGTGGACCTGCTGCAGCCGACGCCGGTCGGCATCGTGCGGGTGCACTGCGTAGGCGGCGGCCCCGGGGGAGTGTACTTCCCGAGCGCGGTGACGGTCACGACCTCCGCCGACGGGGAGACGTGGAGCGCTCCGAGGCAGAGCGACGCCCCGCCGGCAGAGCCCGGCGGGCGGGGCCAGACGACGTTCCTGACGGTGCACCTGCCGGGCACGGCGGCGCGGTATGTACGGATTCGGGCAGAGCGGAGAGGGTGGGCGATGCTGGATGAGGTGGAGGTATTCGGGGCGACGCCGTAG